The following are encoded together in the Desulfoplanes formicivorans genome:
- a CDS encoding class I SAM-dependent RNA methyltransferase → MSIIQNLTIEKILWRGRGLARLKSGKAVIVEPAVLPGEIVNVEVCREKKDYVGARPVEIVHPSALRRPHPCPHASLCGGCKMGILPMSEALELKKNILCDTLSRSLHRHMDTDQLPPIRTLASPRGWRYRYRGQVHVRNHLPHFCQMQGQDLVRLDDCLLLARPLARFLDQLCAGLPDGRFTVAASPKDHTVCTQKDGTTINLPFPDHGFDLVLPGNNFFQANWELNQSLIHEVSQAVQGHERVADLFAGSGNFSLPLAQAGARILAVESVASAVRTGTRNARRLGLDTITFKTGNLAREHTWKAIRTFGPTALVIDPPRTGAKHIGTRLKTLSSLRTMAWVSCDVVNTCRDLAVMLEAGWTITDILLVDMFPQTWHMETVFTLHRPS, encoded by the coding sequence ATGTCCATCATCCAAAACCTGACCATTGAAAAAATCCTCTGGCGAGGCCGGGGCCTGGCAAGGCTGAAATCGGGCAAGGCGGTCATTGTGGAACCGGCAGTCCTGCCGGGTGAGATCGTGAACGTCGAGGTATGTCGGGAGAAAAAGGATTACGTGGGAGCACGACCCGTGGAAATCGTCCACCCATCTGCCCTGCGTCGGCCCCACCCCTGCCCGCATGCCTCCTTGTGCGGGGGATGCAAGATGGGCATTTTGCCCATGTCAGAAGCCCTTGAGCTCAAAAAAAACATCCTTTGCGACACCCTGTCCAGAAGCCTGCATCGTCATATGGATACGGACCAGCTCCCTCCCATCCGGACGCTGGCTTCTCCCCGGGGATGGCGATACCGGTATCGGGGACAGGTCCATGTTCGCAACCATCTTCCTCATTTTTGCCAGATGCAGGGCCAGGATCTGGTTCGCCTAGATGACTGTCTCCTGCTGGCCCGTCCCCTGGCCCGATTCCTTGACCAGCTCTGCGCCGGTCTGCCTGACGGCAGATTCACGGTAGCCGCAAGTCCAAAGGACCACACGGTGTGCACCCAGAAGGACGGGACAACCATCAACCTGCCCTTTCCGGATCATGGCTTTGATCTTGTCCTGCCTGGCAACAATTTTTTCCAGGCCAACTGGGAACTCAACCAATCCCTCATTCATGAGGTAAGCCAAGCGGTCCAGGGTCATGAACGGGTGGCTGATCTCTTTGCCGGATCCGGCAACTTTTCCCTGCCCCTGGCCCAGGCAGGAGCCAGAATCCTGGCCGTGGAATCCGTAGCCTCGGCTGTTAGGACCGGAACCCGCAATGCCAGACGCCTCGGGCTTGATACCATCACCTTCAAAACCGGGAACCTGGCCAGAGAACACACCTGGAAAGCCATCAGAACATTTGGGCCAACGGCCCTGGTCATTGATCCGCCCCGAACCGGGGCCAAGCATATCGGAACAAGGCTTAAAACCCTTTCCTCGCTGCGAACCATGGCCTGGGTTTCCTGCGACGTGGTCAATACCTGTCGCGACCTTGCAGTGATGCTCGAGGCCGGTTGGACCATTACGGACATCCTTCTGGTGGATATGTTTCCCCAGACATGGCACATGGAAACGGTTTTCACCCTGCACAGGCCATCATGA
- a CDS encoding long-chain-fatty-acid--CoA ligase — MIEDGLQRYWLKSYDREVSPRLSYENIPIHEYLDRSAKKFPKRKAIVFNNWSITYAGLRKASEQIAANLREHGVRAGDRVAIMLPNTPQAIMSFYGVLKAGCIAVMTNPLYMEKELVHHFSDSGAKVLITLDLSWPKLQSLEKKLNLSKIFVTRISDCLRFPLNLLYNFKAKKDNAPTIPYDMQTIFPWKRLLKKGATFSPRSFRPEKDLALLQYTGGTTGVSKGVMITHQNLAANVQQYLAILHKLGKDHEVLLGILPYFHIFGLNVCVNFAVALGATMVPFPRFVPRDILKSIKKIHPTIFPCAPSVFMALLQQKDIDKFDLSSIRFCISGSAPIPAEIIKQFKKLAGAEIIEGYGLTEASPVTHLNPLNGTHKLGSIGLPISDTDACIVDMEVGSLTLQPGQIGELVIRGPQVMKGYWNRPDETASTLRNNWLYTGDIAYMDEDGYFFIVDRKKDLIISGGYNIYPREIDEVLHEHPKIREAVAVGIPHHTRGEIIKAYVVVQPGETLTRAEVISFCRQKLANYKIPKKIEFRKELPKTLVGKVLRRALRDEEIARLEAASKKKARK; from the coding sequence ATGATTGAAGACGGCTTGCAACGATACTGGCTCAAGAGTTACGATCGCGAAGTTTCCCCACGGCTCTCCTATGAAAATATTCCCATTCACGAATATCTCGACAGAAGTGCCAAGAAATTTCCCAAGCGCAAGGCCATCGTTTTCAATAATTGGAGCATAACCTACGCCGGTCTTCGCAAGGCCAGCGAACAAATCGCTGCCAACCTGCGCGAGCATGGCGTCAGGGCCGGAGACCGGGTGGCCATCATGCTTCCCAACACGCCCCAGGCCATCATGAGCTTTTACGGGGTTCTCAAGGCGGGATGCATCGCCGTGATGACCAATCCCCTGTATATGGAAAAGGAACTGGTCCACCATTTTTCCGATTCCGGAGCCAAGGTACTCATCACCCTGGATCTCTCATGGCCCAAGCTGCAATCCCTGGAAAAGAAACTCAATCTGTCCAAAATATTTGTCACCCGCATATCCGATTGTCTCCGCTTCCCTTTGAACCTCCTGTACAACTTCAAGGCAAAAAAAGACAATGCACCAACCATCCCCTATGACATGCAGACCATCTTTCCGTGGAAACGTCTGCTGAAAAAAGGAGCCACATTCAGTCCTCGTTCCTTCCGACCGGAAAAGGATCTGGCCTTGCTCCAGTACACCGGAGGCACAACAGGCGTTTCCAAGGGGGTGATGATAACCCATCAAAACCTGGCCGCCAATGTACAACAATACCTGGCCATTTTGCACAAACTGGGCAAGGACCATGAGGTGTTGCTGGGGATTCTTCCGTATTTTCACATTTTCGGCCTGAACGTGTGCGTTAATTTTGCCGTTGCCCTGGGCGCGACCATGGTTCCCTTTCCCCGATTCGTACCCAGGGATATCCTCAAGTCGATCAAAAAGATCCATCCGACCATCTTTCCCTGCGCCCCTTCGGTATTCATGGCCCTTTTGCAACAAAAGGACATTGACAAATTCGACCTGTCTTCCATCCGATTCTGCATTTCCGGTTCAGCCCCCATTCCAGCCGAGATCATCAAGCAATTCAAGAAACTCGCCGGAGCCGAAATCATCGAAGGGTATGGATTGACCGAAGCCTCGCCTGTTACCCATCTCAACCCCCTCAATGGGACGCACAAGCTTGGCTCCATCGGACTGCCCATCTCGGATACCGATGCCTGCATCGTGGACATGGAAGTGGGTTCTTTGACTCTTCAGCCCGGCCAGATCGGCGAACTGGTCATCCGGGGGCCCCAGGTGATGAAAGGCTACTGGAACCGCCCCGATGAAACCGCATCCACCCTGCGCAACAACTGGCTGTATACGGGTGACATTGCCTACATGGACGAGGACGGGTATTTCTTCATTGTTGACCGCAAAAAAGACCTGATCATTTCAGGGGGATACAACATATATCCTCGGGAAATCGACGAAGTTCTGCACGAACACCCCAAAATCCGCGAGGCCGTTGCCGTGGGCATTCCCCATCACACCCGCGGGGAAATCATCAAGGCCTATGTGGTTGTCCAACCGGGAGAAACCCTTACCCGGGCGGAAGTCATTTCCTTTTGCCGTCAAAAACTGGCCAACTATAAAATCCCCAAGAAAATCGAATTCCGCAAGGAACTCCCCAAGACCCTGGTGGGCAAGGTGCTCCGAAGGGCTTTGCGCGACGAGGAAATCGCCAGGCTTGAGGCGGCCTCAAAGAAAAAA